From the genome of Biomphalaria glabrata chromosome 1, xgBioGlab47.1, whole genome shotgun sequence, one region includes:
- the LOC106074392 gene encoding protein phosphatase 1 regulatory subunit 3B-like isoform X3 has translation MIKLEERYSIFNMPPVNYRHKSFQDLLGSDFPMLDILQNTPEVSSNRIPMDFSPYLLSASPPTTGFDFMSYSNPNSYNRLGLEESFQSLHLDTCPIHNTNLNKRRNGPLKSIIIKPESSSDSDGDSSIPDSPHSPGRVQKKVSFADHKGLALAQVRFVKEGPDEPPHLNPEILSSLTLGANAGVTCKPPIKLCFAQPASDYLAFRDKINRSLVSLENVILRDYTVEGTIKVKNISFEKHVFVRLSLDEWETFEDIDASYVPGPGLSYTEAYDTFTFKMEISPTFDVSKKIQFAVCFEENGHQHWDSNDGKNYCIVSEHYESSRSSANQAPYFNPRWLPEKKTDAWTEFSVWRDVGTSSPYY, from the coding sequence ACTTTCCAATGCTGGATATACTTCAAAACACTCCTGAGGTTTCTAGCAATAGAATACCTATGGATTTTTCTCCATACTTACTGTCAGCAAGTCCACCAACAACAGGATTTGATTTCATGAGTTATTCTAATCCAAACTCATACAATCGATTGGGATTGGAGGAGTCCTTCCAATCTTTACACTTGGATACATGTCCTATCCATAATACCAACCTAAACAAACGACGCAATGGTCCTCTAaagtcaataataataaagccTGAAAGTTCAAGTGACTCAGATGGTGACTCTTCAATACCTGATAGTCCTCATTCTCCTGGTCGAGTTCAAAAGAAAGTGTCTTTTGCAGACCATAAAGGCTTGGCATTAGCACAAGTACGTTTCGTCAAAGAAGGTCCAGATGAACCTCCGCACCTCAATCCAGAAATTTTATCGTCTTTAACTCTGGGTGCAAATGCAGGTGTCACTTGTAAACCACCTATTAAATTGTGTTTTGCACAGCCAGCATCTGATTATCTTGCTTTCAGAGACAAAATTAACAGATCATTAGTGTCCTTAGAAAATGTTATTCTAAGAGACTATACTGTCGAAGGAACTATCAAAGTTAAGAACATTTCATTTGAAAAGCATGTTTTTGTAAGGTTATCATTAGATGAATGGGAAACGTTTGAGGATATTGATGCATCTTATGTTCCTGGACCAGGATTGAGTTACACAGAGGCTTATGACACTTTTACTTTCAAAATGGAAATATCTCCTACATTCGATGTTTCCAAGAAAATCCAATTTGCTGTTTGTTTTGAAGAGAATGGGCATCAGCACTGGGATAGCAATGATGGGAAaaactattgtattgtttcagAACATTATGAGTCAAGCCGATCTAGTGCCAACCAAGCTCCTTATTTTAACCCCAGATGGTTGCCAGAAAAGAAAACAGATGCATGGACAGAATTTTCAGTCTGGAGAGATGTTGGCACTTCATCTCCATATTACTGA
- the LOC106074392 gene encoding protein phosphatase 1 regulatory subunit 3B-like isoform X4 — protein sequence MAQTVLCWTPPYFPMLDILQNTPEVSSNRIPMDFSPYLLSASPPTTGFDFMSYSNPNSYNRLGLEESFQSLHLDTCPIHNTNLNKRRNGPLKSIIIKPESSSDSDGDSSIPDSPHSPGRVQKKVSFADHKGLALAQVRFVKEGPDEPPHLNPEILSSLTLGANAGVTCKPPIKLCFAQPASDYLAFRDKINRSLVSLENVILRDYTVEGTIKVKNISFEKHVFVRLSLDEWETFEDIDASYVPGPGLSYTEAYDTFTFKMEISPTFDVSKKIQFAVCFEENGHQHWDSNDGKNYCIVSEHYESSRSSANQAPYFNPRWLPEKKTDAWTEFSVWRDVGTSSPYY from the coding sequence ACTTTCCAATGCTGGATATACTTCAAAACACTCCTGAGGTTTCTAGCAATAGAATACCTATGGATTTTTCTCCATACTTACTGTCAGCAAGTCCACCAACAACAGGATTTGATTTCATGAGTTATTCTAATCCAAACTCATACAATCGATTGGGATTGGAGGAGTCCTTCCAATCTTTACACTTGGATACATGTCCTATCCATAATACCAACCTAAACAAACGACGCAATGGTCCTCTAaagtcaataataataaagccTGAAAGTTCAAGTGACTCAGATGGTGACTCTTCAATACCTGATAGTCCTCATTCTCCTGGTCGAGTTCAAAAGAAAGTGTCTTTTGCAGACCATAAAGGCTTGGCATTAGCACAAGTACGTTTCGTCAAAGAAGGTCCAGATGAACCTCCGCACCTCAATCCAGAAATTTTATCGTCTTTAACTCTGGGTGCAAATGCAGGTGTCACTTGTAAACCACCTATTAAATTGTGTTTTGCACAGCCAGCATCTGATTATCTTGCTTTCAGAGACAAAATTAACAGATCATTAGTGTCCTTAGAAAATGTTATTCTAAGAGACTATACTGTCGAAGGAACTATCAAAGTTAAGAACATTTCATTTGAAAAGCATGTTTTTGTAAGGTTATCATTAGATGAATGGGAAACGTTTGAGGATATTGATGCATCTTATGTTCCTGGACCAGGATTGAGTTACACAGAGGCTTATGACACTTTTACTTTCAAAATGGAAATATCTCCTACATTCGATGTTTCCAAGAAAATCCAATTTGCTGTTTGTTTTGAAGAGAATGGGCATCAGCACTGGGATAGCAATGATGGGAAaaactattgtattgtttcagAACATTATGAGTCAAGCCGATCTAGTGCCAACCAAGCTCCTTATTTTAACCCCAGATGGTTGCCAGAAAAGAAAACAGATGCATGGACAGAATTTTCAGTCTGGAGAGATGTTGGCACTTCATCTCCATATTACTGA
- the LOC106074392 gene encoding protein phosphatase 1 regulatory subunit 3B-like isoform X1 — protein MQRGVTCAAFERLTPSISERSFPVYNKLRHIGLQLRYLFFPVCDRLTDTHEFKCSVSDFPMLDILQNTPEVSSNRIPMDFSPYLLSASPPTTGFDFMSYSNPNSYNRLGLEESFQSLHLDTCPIHNTNLNKRRNGPLKSIIIKPESSSDSDGDSSIPDSPHSPGRVQKKVSFADHKGLALAQVRFVKEGPDEPPHLNPEILSSLTLGANAGVTCKPPIKLCFAQPASDYLAFRDKINRSLVSLENVILRDYTVEGTIKVKNISFEKHVFVRLSLDEWETFEDIDASYVPGPGLSYTEAYDTFTFKMEISPTFDVSKKIQFAVCFEENGHQHWDSNDGKNYCIVSEHYESSRSSANQAPYFNPRWLPEKKTDAWTEFSVWRDVGTSSPYY, from the exons ATGCAGCGTGGTGTGACGTGTGCGGCCTTCGAGCGGCTAACACCAAGCATTTCGGAGCGTTCATTTCCAGTGTATAATAAGCTaagacatataggcctacagttGCGTTACTTATTTTTTCCTGTTtgtgacagactgactgacacgCATGAATTTAAATGTTCTGTGTCAG ACTTTCCAATGCTGGATATACTTCAAAACACTCCTGAGGTTTCTAGCAATAGAATACCTATGGATTTTTCTCCATACTTACTGTCAGCAAGTCCACCAACAACAGGATTTGATTTCATGAGTTATTCTAATCCAAACTCATACAATCGATTGGGATTGGAGGAGTCCTTCCAATCTTTACACTTGGATACATGTCCTATCCATAATACCAACCTAAACAAACGACGCAATGGTCCTCTAaagtcaataataataaagccTGAAAGTTCAAGTGACTCAGATGGTGACTCTTCAATACCTGATAGTCCTCATTCTCCTGGTCGAGTTCAAAAGAAAGTGTCTTTTGCAGACCATAAAGGCTTGGCATTAGCACAAGTACGTTTCGTCAAAGAAGGTCCAGATGAACCTCCGCACCTCAATCCAGAAATTTTATCGTCTTTAACTCTGGGTGCAAATGCAGGTGTCACTTGTAAACCACCTATTAAATTGTGTTTTGCACAGCCAGCATCTGATTATCTTGCTTTCAGAGACAAAATTAACAGATCATTAGTGTCCTTAGAAAATGTTATTCTAAGAGACTATACTGTCGAAGGAACTATCAAAGTTAAGAACATTTCATTTGAAAAGCATGTTTTTGTAAGGTTATCATTAGATGAATGGGAAACGTTTGAGGATATTGATGCATCTTATGTTCCTGGACCAGGATTGAGTTACACAGAGGCTTATGACACTTTTACTTTCAAAATGGAAATATCTCCTACATTCGATGTTTCCAAGAAAATCCAATTTGCTGTTTGTTTTGAAGAGAATGGGCATCAGCACTGGGATAGCAATGATGGGAAaaactattgtattgtttcagAACATTATGAGTCAAGCCGATCTAGTGCCAACCAAGCTCCTTATTTTAACCCCAGATGGTTGCCAGAAAAGAAAACAGATGCATGGACAGAATTTTCAGTCTGGAGAGATGTTGGCACTTCATCTCCATATTACTGA
- the LOC106074392 gene encoding protein phosphatase 1 regulatory subunit 3B-like isoform X2, translating to MAVEWMSHWFHEIDGANRNMLDNDSDYKLGNNSDIYNNNNSTEDRNTLNDKDINANQTSHFVKCFNSKTWTNFPMLDILQNTPEVSSNRIPMDFSPYLLSASPPTTGFDFMSYSNPNSYNRLGLEESFQSLHLDTCPIHNTNLNKRRNGPLKSIIIKPESSSDSDGDSSIPDSPHSPGRVQKKVSFADHKGLALAQVRFVKEGPDEPPHLNPEILSSLTLGANAGVTCKPPIKLCFAQPASDYLAFRDKINRSLVSLENVILRDYTVEGTIKVKNISFEKHVFVRLSLDEWETFEDIDASYVPGPGLSYTEAYDTFTFKMEISPTFDVSKKIQFAVCFEENGHQHWDSNDGKNYCIVSEHYESSRSSANQAPYFNPRWLPEKKTDAWTEFSVWRDVGTSSPYY from the exons ATGGCTGTAGAATGGATGTCTCACTGGTTCCACGAAATTGACGGGGCAAATAGAAACATGTTGGACAATGACTCGGATTACAAACTTGGTAACAATTCTGATATATACAACAATAATAACAGCACTGAAGACAGAAACACGCTTAACGACAAGGACATAAATGCGAACCAGACCAGTCactttgtcaaatgttttaacaGTAAAACATGGACAA ACTTTCCAATGCTGGATATACTTCAAAACACTCCTGAGGTTTCTAGCAATAGAATACCTATGGATTTTTCTCCATACTTACTGTCAGCAAGTCCACCAACAACAGGATTTGATTTCATGAGTTATTCTAATCCAAACTCATACAATCGATTGGGATTGGAGGAGTCCTTCCAATCTTTACACTTGGATACATGTCCTATCCATAATACCAACCTAAACAAACGACGCAATGGTCCTCTAaagtcaataataataaagccTGAAAGTTCAAGTGACTCAGATGGTGACTCTTCAATACCTGATAGTCCTCATTCTCCTGGTCGAGTTCAAAAGAAAGTGTCTTTTGCAGACCATAAAGGCTTGGCATTAGCACAAGTACGTTTCGTCAAAGAAGGTCCAGATGAACCTCCGCACCTCAATCCAGAAATTTTATCGTCTTTAACTCTGGGTGCAAATGCAGGTGTCACTTGTAAACCACCTATTAAATTGTGTTTTGCACAGCCAGCATCTGATTATCTTGCTTTCAGAGACAAAATTAACAGATCATTAGTGTCCTTAGAAAATGTTATTCTAAGAGACTATACTGTCGAAGGAACTATCAAAGTTAAGAACATTTCATTTGAAAAGCATGTTTTTGTAAGGTTATCATTAGATGAATGGGAAACGTTTGAGGATATTGATGCATCTTATGTTCCTGGACCAGGATTGAGTTACACAGAGGCTTATGACACTTTTACTTTCAAAATGGAAATATCTCCTACATTCGATGTTTCCAAGAAAATCCAATTTGCTGTTTGTTTTGAAGAGAATGGGCATCAGCACTGGGATAGCAATGATGGGAAaaactattgtattgtttcagAACATTATGAGTCAAGCCGATCTAGTGCCAACCAAGCTCCTTATTTTAACCCCAGATGGTTGCCAGAAAAGAAAACAGATGCATGGACAGAATTTTCAGTCTGGAGAGATGTTGGCACTTCATCTCCATATTACTGA
- the LOC106074392 gene encoding protein phosphatase 1 regulatory subunit 3B-like isoform X5, protein MLDILQNTPEVSSNRIPMDFSPYLLSASPPTTGFDFMSYSNPNSYNRLGLEESFQSLHLDTCPIHNTNLNKRRNGPLKSIIIKPESSSDSDGDSSIPDSPHSPGRVQKKVSFADHKGLALAQVRFVKEGPDEPPHLNPEILSSLTLGANAGVTCKPPIKLCFAQPASDYLAFRDKINRSLVSLENVILRDYTVEGTIKVKNISFEKHVFVRLSLDEWETFEDIDASYVPGPGLSYTEAYDTFTFKMEISPTFDVSKKIQFAVCFEENGHQHWDSNDGKNYCIVSEHYESSRSSANQAPYFNPRWLPEKKTDAWTEFSVWRDVGTSSPYY, encoded by the coding sequence ATGCTGGATATACTTCAAAACACTCCTGAGGTTTCTAGCAATAGAATACCTATGGATTTTTCTCCATACTTACTGTCAGCAAGTCCACCAACAACAGGATTTGATTTCATGAGTTATTCTAATCCAAACTCATACAATCGATTGGGATTGGAGGAGTCCTTCCAATCTTTACACTTGGATACATGTCCTATCCATAATACCAACCTAAACAAACGACGCAATGGTCCTCTAaagtcaataataataaagccTGAAAGTTCAAGTGACTCAGATGGTGACTCTTCAATACCTGATAGTCCTCATTCTCCTGGTCGAGTTCAAAAGAAAGTGTCTTTTGCAGACCATAAAGGCTTGGCATTAGCACAAGTACGTTTCGTCAAAGAAGGTCCAGATGAACCTCCGCACCTCAATCCAGAAATTTTATCGTCTTTAACTCTGGGTGCAAATGCAGGTGTCACTTGTAAACCACCTATTAAATTGTGTTTTGCACAGCCAGCATCTGATTATCTTGCTTTCAGAGACAAAATTAACAGATCATTAGTGTCCTTAGAAAATGTTATTCTAAGAGACTATACTGTCGAAGGAACTATCAAAGTTAAGAACATTTCATTTGAAAAGCATGTTTTTGTAAGGTTATCATTAGATGAATGGGAAACGTTTGAGGATATTGATGCATCTTATGTTCCTGGACCAGGATTGAGTTACACAGAGGCTTATGACACTTTTACTTTCAAAATGGAAATATCTCCTACATTCGATGTTTCCAAGAAAATCCAATTTGCTGTTTGTTTTGAAGAGAATGGGCATCAGCACTGGGATAGCAATGATGGGAAaaactattgtattgtttcagAACATTATGAGTCAAGCCGATCTAGTGCCAACCAAGCTCCTTATTTTAACCCCAGATGGTTGCCAGAAAAGAAAACAGATGCATGGACAGAATTTTCAGTCTGGAGAGATGTTGGCACTTCATCTCCATATTACTGA